In one bacterium genomic region, the following are encoded:
- the secA gene encoding preprotein translocase subunit SecA — protein sequence MAINLKTLFGDPNAREIKKARVRVDRINTLDSEIQKLSDKALRSETDKFKQQLQDGKSLDGILERAFAVVREASARVINQKHFDVQLVGGIVLHEGKIAEMRTGEGKTLVATAPLYLNALKGEGAHLVTVNDYLARIGAGWMGQVYHFLGLSCGVIMHDAAYLYDPEYTDDQHADERLRHLRPVTRKEAYGADITYGTNNEFGFDYLRDNMVQHVDQMVQRSLNFVIVDEVDSILIDEARTPLIISQANAKPTDRYYTFAKIAQSLKRDEDYTVDEKQRAVSLSEKGITRIEKALGVDNVYEAGRIEDVHHIESALKAEAIFQKEKDYVVTPDGEIVIVDEFTGRLLPGRRYSEGLHQAIEAKEGVTIQQESQTLATISFQNLFRLYDKLAGMTGTAATEAEEFGKIYKLDVTTIPTHRPMVRQDMPDRIYKTLVGKFQAVVEDVRERHEKGQPVLLGTVSIEKNELLSRMLTKAGVPHRVLNAKNNEAEAEIVASAGQPGAVTLATNIAGRGTDIVLGEGVNDLGGLHVIGTERHESRRIDNQLRGRAGRQGDAGSSQFYVSLEDDLMRIFGSEKLASMMGALGLPEDTPIENRMVSRSLESAQKKVEGHNFDTRKHLVDYDDVMNQHREIIYARRRRVLKQDSLKDDILPLFDAEFQALLESHTDPQTEILNITTLAEAVRDVIHLPKDWEKSVESRDKEALATEFMGITKDLYRSREMEFGDEGVMVIERLVNLKTIDTAWLEHLEAMDHLRDGIGLRGYGQRDPLVEYKAEAFRMFKILTRRIDSEIVHTLFKVRVDITAQPEDEAIETEITQGAQQAVTSGPTESGKVSRQKALRDSERSGREVGPIRRTASITKKKSKKKKKRR from the coding sequence ATGGCGATTAATCTAAAAACACTTTTTGGCGATCCAAATGCGCGTGAAATTAAAAAAGCACGAGTACGTGTGGATCGTATTAACACACTCGATTCTGAGATCCAAAAACTTTCCGATAAGGCACTGCGGTCTGAAACAGATAAGTTTAAGCAACAACTTCAAGATGGTAAGAGTTTAGATGGTATTTTGGAGCGAGCTTTTGCTGTGGTACGCGAAGCTAGTGCACGCGTTATTAACCAAAAACACTTTGATGTGCAATTAGTTGGTGGAATTGTGTTGCACGAGGGTAAGATTGCTGAGATGCGCACCGGTGAGGGTAAAACTTTGGTTGCTACAGCCCCATTGTATCTGAACGCCTTGAAGGGTGAAGGTGCGCATTTGGTTACCGTCAATGATTATTTGGCTCGGATTGGCGCTGGTTGGATGGGGCAAGTTTATCATTTTCTTGGCTTGTCCTGCGGGGTGATTATGCATGATGCCGCCTATCTTTATGACCCTGAGTATACCGATGATCAGCACGCCGACGAGCGCTTACGACACTTGCGCCCAGTTACGCGCAAGGAAGCGTATGGGGCTGATATTACCTATGGCACAAATAACGAATTTGGCTTTGATTATTTGCGCGATAATATGGTTCAACACGTTGATCAGATGGTGCAGCGTAGCTTGAACTTTGTAATTGTTGATGAGGTTGACTCAATTTTAATTGATGAGGCTCGTACACCATTGATTATTTCCCAGGCTAATGCCAAGCCAACCGATCGGTACTATACTTTTGCTAAAATTGCTCAGTCGCTCAAGCGGGATGAAGATTATACTGTTGATGAAAAACAGCGCGCCGTTAGCTTGTCGGAAAAAGGAATTACTAGAATTGAAAAGGCTTTGGGGGTTGATAATGTCTATGAGGCCGGACGGATTGAGGATGTACATCACATCGAGTCGGCTTTAAAGGCCGAGGCTATTTTTCAGAAAGAGAAAGATTATGTTGTTACTCCTGATGGCGAGATTGTAATTGTAGACGAGTTTACTGGGCGTCTTTTACCTGGTCGACGCTACAGCGAAGGCTTACATCAGGCTATTGAAGCCAAAGAAGGTGTGACTATTCAGCAGGAAAGCCAAACCTTAGCCACTATTTCTTTCCAGAATTTATTCCGTTTATATGACAAGCTGGCTGGTATGACTGGTACGGCTGCTACTGAAGCTGAGGAGTTTGGCAAGATCTACAAGCTGGATGTCACCACTATTCCCACCCATCGCCCAATGGTCCGTCAAGATATGCCAGACCGGATTTATAAAACGCTAGTTGGTAAATTTCAGGCTGTGGTTGAGGATGTGCGAGAGCGTCATGAGAAAGGTCAGCCAGTACTCTTGGGTACGGTATCAATTGAGAAGAACGAACTGCTGAGCCGAATGCTAACTAAGGCTGGGGTGCCACATCGAGTTTTAAATGCTAAAAATAATGAGGCGGAAGCAGAGATCGTGGCATCTGCCGGTCAGCCAGGGGCGGTTACTTTGGCAACTAATATTGCCGGTCGAGGAACTGATATTGTGCTGGGTGAAGGTGTTAATGACCTGGGTGGGTTGCATGTAATCGGTACCGAACGTCATGAGTCGCGACGAATTGATAATCAGTTGCGTGGGCGGGCTGGACGACAGGGCGATGCTGGCTCGAGCCAATTTTATGTTTCGTTAGAAGATGATCTAATGCGGATTTTTGGGAGTGAAAAGCTTGCTTCGATGATGGGGGCTTTGGGTCTACCGGAGGATACGCCGATAGAAAATCGGATGGTTTCGCGTTCTTTGGAGTCGGCCCAGAAGAAAGTTGAAGGTCATAACTTTGATACGCGCAAGCATTTGGTTGACTATGACGACGTGATGAACCAGCATCGTGAGATTATTTATGCTCGTCGCCGACGCGTACTCAAGCAAGACTCACTCAAAGATGACATTTTACCGTTGTTTGACGCGGAGTTTCAGGCGCTTTTAGAGTCTCATACCGACCCACAAACTGAAATTTTAAATATTACTACGCTTGCCGAAGCGGTGCGTGATGTTATTCATTTGCCGAAAGACTGGGAGAAATCAGTTGAGAGTCGTGATAAAGAGGCTCTAGCAACGGAGTTTATGGGGATAACCAAAGATCTATATCGTTCGCGCGAGATGGAATTTGGCGATGAGGGTGTGATGGTGATTGAGCGTTTAGTGAACCTCAAGACGATTGATACGGCCTGGCTGGAACATCTGGAAGCAATGGATCATTTGCGTGACGGCATTGGCTTGCGTGGCTATGGGCAACGTGATCCGCTGGTTGAATATAAAGCTGAAGCTTTTCGAATGTTTAAGATTTTGACACGTCGAATTGATTCAGAGATAGTCCATACCTTATTTAAGGTACGAGTTGATATTACGGCTCAACCTGAAGATGAGGCAATCGAAACCGAAATTACTCAGGGAGCACAGCAGGCTGTGACGTCTGGACCAACTGAATCTGGTAAGGTGTCACGACAAAAAGCCCTCAGAGATTCGGAGCGTTCTGGGCGTGAAGTGGGGCCAATTCGGCGGACGGCATCAATTACTAAAAAGAAGTCTAAAAAGAAGAAGAAGCGACGCTAG
- the murA gene encoding UDP-N-acetylglucosamine 1-carboxyvinyltransferase encodes MTKLAITGPTHLRGEWFTAGSKNAVLPMLATSLLTDEPLTLENVPQISDVDVMLNILASLGASVRREGHTVTIQANSLATATIPDELTAKMRASVLVLGSAVARLGKITAAQPGGDIIGARPLASHLKAFQAMGLTVERNRSHITISGQPQGGRIVLGELTVTGAENAIMAAVLASGTTELRMVALEPHVVELCNLLCQMGAQIEGVGTHNLIIHGVAKLHGAHFRVPPDQLESGTIAIAAAASRGDVVVHDFLRDEHDVLLTLFDQIGVEYRLPDDKTIHILSGGDYQAVSVRTQPYPNFPSDLQAPLAVLLTQCAGTSEIFETLYEGRLQYLFELQRMGAAVAIRDTHTGLITGPTPLAGADLISFDIRAGATILIAALIAQGTTMIDRIEHIDRGYERIEERLQALGATLERIE; translated from the coding sequence ATGACAAAGCTTGCCATCACTGGCCCCACTCACCTGCGCGGAGAATGGTTTACGGCTGGGTCTAAAAATGCCGTTTTGCCAATGCTGGCTACCAGCCTCCTAACAGATGAGCCGCTAACGTTAGAAAATGTCCCTCAAATATCTGATGTTGATGTGATGCTCAACATCCTTGCTTCACTCGGCGCTTCAGTTCGGCGCGAAGGCCACACTGTCACTATTCAAGCCAACTCACTAGCCACCGCCACTATACCAGACGAATTAACAGCAAAAATGCGAGCCTCCGTACTGGTACTTGGGTCGGCCGTTGCACGACTTGGTAAGATCACTGCCGCCCAGCCAGGTGGCGATATTATTGGCGCCCGACCACTTGCCTCCCACCTCAAGGCATTTCAAGCTATGGGGCTAACTGTGGAGCGCAATCGTAGCCATATTACTATCTCTGGTCAGCCTCAAGGAGGTCGAATTGTCCTCGGTGAACTAACTGTAACTGGTGCTGAAAATGCCATAATGGCCGCTGTGCTAGCCAGTGGCACGACCGAGCTACGCATGGTAGCACTCGAACCCCATGTCGTCGAGCTCTGTAATCTTTTGTGTCAAATGGGTGCGCAAATTGAAGGAGTTGGCACTCACAACCTAATCATTCATGGTGTCGCCAAGCTACATGGTGCCCACTTTCGCGTCCCACCCGATCAGCTAGAGAGTGGCACCATCGCCATTGCAGCGGCGGCTTCGCGCGGTGATGTCGTGGTGCATGATTTTTTGCGTGATGAACACGACGTATTGCTTACGCTATTTGACCAGATCGGTGTGGAATACCGTTTACCTGATGACAAAACTATTCACATTCTGTCCGGTGGCGACTATCAAGCTGTTAGTGTCCGCACTCAACCCTACCCGAATTTTCCTTCCGACCTCCAAGCACCACTGGCCGTTCTACTTACCCAATGTGCTGGTACATCAGAAATATTTGAAACTCTCTATGAAGGTCGCTTACAGTATCTGTTTGAGCTCCAACGTATGGGAGCAGCCGTAGCTATCCGCGACACTCACACTGGACTAATTACCGGCCCCACACCACTGGCTGGCGCCGATCTTATTAGCTTTGACATTCGCGCTGGAGCTACTATTCTTATTGCCGCTCTGATTGCCCAAGGCACCACTATGATTGACCGTATTGAACACATCGATCGTGGTTACGAACGGATTGAAGAACGCCTACAAGCCCTCGGTGCCACCTTAGAACGAATCGAATAA
- the raiA gene encoding ribosome-associated translation inhibitor RaiA, translating into MMKYTIAARKLEVDRELTGYIERKIAKLDRYFPRQHRPVGVSIELHRDESATPDRRYVVSARIEVQGPDIFAETATINPHSAIDILEAKLKEQIRKYKAKHAPKRVTLKRSRILESE; encoded by the coding sequence ATGATGAAATATACTATTGCTGCACGTAAGCTTGAGGTGGATCGCGAGCTAACGGGCTACATTGAGCGTAAAATTGCCAAATTAGACCGTTATTTTCCCAGACAACATCGGCCAGTTGGTGTGAGTATTGAGTTGCATCGTGATGAGTCCGCCACACCTGACAGGCGGTATGTTGTGTCGGCTCGTATAGAGGTTCAGGGTCCAGATATATTTGCTGAAACAGCGACCATCAATCCGCATAGTGCGATTGATATTTTAGAGGCTAAGCTTAAGGAGCAGATTCGTAAATACAAAGCAAAGCATGCACCAAAAAGAGTGACTCTAAAGCGCAGCAGAATATTGGAATCAGAATAA
- the serS gene encoding serine--tRNA ligase yields the protein MLAPAYIRENTDEVRTVIARRGMNVDLDRWLKLDVRRAELIPLVDTARSKLKLDGKPTEEQLIQLQKDKQDLARHEEELKYIEAEWQRLLEDIPNLIADGTPEGGEDASVEIRTGGTKPVFSFPPKDHLALNEKLNFIDFELGAKVAGSRFYYLRDKGVRLWDAVQALAKAELHQRGFELLYVPHMVNSRVAAGTGFLPRGEERQIYQAEGEDLNMIATAELPLTGFAMDEVIDVTAPLLLSASSPCYRLEAGAYGKFSKGLYRVHQFEKLEMYIYCQPNESERLLEEILAIEEALCERLEIPYHVIRIPDGDLSAPAYKKYDLEYWSPVDESYRELTSCSNCTDYQARRLNIRYRSADGTLVHPHTLNGTAVTSSRTLIALLENHQTEDGRVRLPSALASYYGEEYL from the coding sequence ATGTTAGCTCCCGCCTATATTCGAGAAAATACTGATGAGGTGCGTACTGTAATTGCGCGTCGTGGCATGAACGTTGATTTGGATCGATGGCTGAAATTAGATGTCCGTCGAGCCGAGCTTATTCCGCTTGTCGATACAGCTCGCTCCAAACTCAAGCTAGATGGTAAGCCAACTGAAGAGCAACTTATTCAGCTTCAGAAAGATAAGCAAGATCTGGCTCGTCATGAAGAGGAGCTTAAGTATATTGAAGCCGAGTGGCAACGACTACTAGAAGATATTCCAAATTTAATTGCCGACGGCACTCCAGAAGGAGGTGAAGATGCTAGCGTGGAGATCCGTACCGGCGGAACTAAGCCAGTTTTTAGTTTTCCGCCAAAGGACCACCTGGCATTGAATGAAAAACTTAACTTTATCGACTTCGAGCTTGGCGCAAAAGTAGCCGGTAGCCGATTTTATTATTTACGCGATAAAGGGGTGCGTCTATGGGATGCTGTGCAGGCTTTAGCTAAGGCAGAATTGCATCAGCGCGGTTTTGAGCTTTTGTATGTGCCGCATATGGTAAATTCTCGGGTAGCTGCAGGTACTGGGTTTTTACCGCGTGGCGAGGAGCGGCAAATTTATCAGGCGGAAGGTGAGGATCTAAATATGATTGCTACCGCTGAGCTGCCCCTCACCGGCTTTGCTATGGATGAGGTAATTGATGTGACTGCGCCTCTATTGCTTTCGGCATCTTCACCTTGCTACCGTTTGGAAGCTGGGGCCTATGGCAAATTTTCTAAGGGGCTTTATCGAGTGCATCAGTTTGAAAAGTTGGAAATGTATATTTATTGCCAACCAAATGAGAGCGAACGGCTTTTAGAAGAAATTCTAGCTATAGAGGAAGCGCTGTGTGAGCGTTTAGAGATTCCGTACCATGTTATCCGTATTCCCGATGGTGACTTGTCGGCGCCGGCCTATAAAAAGTATGATCTTGAATATTGGAGTCCAGTCGATGAGAGTTATCGTGAGTTGACGAGTTGTAGTAATTGTACGGATTATCAGGCTCGCCGACTCAATATTCGTTATCGGTCAGCAGACGGTACACTGGTCCACCCACACACCTTAAATGGCACGGCGGTTACTTCGAGCCGAACCTTGATTGCGCTTTTGGAGAATCATCAAACCGAAGATGGGCGAGTCCGCCTACCTTCAGCTTTAGCAAGTTATTATGGGGAGGAATACTTATGA
- the prfB gene encoding peptide chain release factor 2 has translation MKPIIDRLTRLLEQVQGAISQLHLDSEQKVLDELEARMLAPDFWSDQGEAQKISQEVAMLRKFIDSWRVMEDSIKTMLELAQISDESLLDALTKSTDEIEDSVRQMMITVKLAGDYDKNTAIVQISAGVGGTDAQDWAEMLLTMYSRAAEKLDLVASLVDISRGEEAGIKSATLEITGPFAFGKLKSEKGVHRLVRLSPFNSDSLRQTSFALVDVVPEIPMEGIDLDEKDLRIDVYRAGGHGGQSVNTTDSAVRVTHLPTGIVVSIQNERSQLKNKAKALSILGAKLAELAREQHLESIAELRGKVQSADWGQQIRSYVLHPYKKVKDHRTGYETSDTEAVLAGEIEPFIEAYLLKTLDKKS, from the coding sequence ATGAAACCAATAATTGATCGTTTAACGAGGCTTTTAGAGCAGGTGCAGGGGGCAATCAGCCAACTTCATCTGGACTCTGAGCAAAAGGTGCTTGACGAGCTGGAGGCTCGCATGCTGGCGCCTGATTTTTGGTCCGACCAGGGTGAGGCGCAAAAAATTAGCCAAGAAGTGGCTATGCTTCGAAAATTTATTGATAGCTGGCGCGTTATGGAAGATTCGATTAAAACCATGCTTGAACTGGCTCAGATATCTGACGAATCATTGCTTGACGCTTTAACTAAGTCTACAGACGAGATTGAAGACTCGGTTCGGCAGATGATGATTACTGTTAAGCTGGCTGGTGATTATGATAAGAATACGGCTATTGTGCAGATTTCGGCTGGAGTTGGTGGCACAGATGCTCAAGATTGGGCTGAGATGCTACTTACGATGTACTCGCGAGCAGCTGAAAAGCTCGATTTGGTTGCTAGTTTGGTGGATATCTCACGCGGTGAAGAGGCGGGGATAAAGTCGGCCACGCTAGAAATTACTGGTCCATTTGCTTTTGGTAAGCTTAAGAGTGAAAAAGGGGTGCATCGGCTGGTGCGTCTTTCACCATTTAATAGTGATAGCTTACGTCAGACCAGTTTTGCGTTGGTAGATGTGGTACCAGAAATTCCAATGGAGGGAATTGATTTAGATGAGAAGGATCTGCGGATTGATGTGTATCGAGCTGGTGGACATGGCGGCCAGAGTGTTAATACAACCGATTCAGCGGTGCGAGTTACTCATCTTCCGACCGGAATTGTGGTTTCTATTCAAAATGAGCGCTCGCAACTCAAAAATAAGGCTAAGGCACTATCTATTTTAGGGGCTAAGTTGGCGGAATTGGCGCGTGAACAACATCTGGAATCAATCGCTGAATTACGTGGTAAAGTACAGTCAGCTGATTGGGGTCAACAGATCCGGAGCTATGTCTTACACCCTTATAAAAAGGTTAAAGATCATCGCACTGGCTATGAAACCAGCGATACCGAAGCGGTTTTAGCTGGTGAGATTGAGCCATTTATTGAAGCTTACTTATTAAAGACTCTCGATAAAAAGTCATAA
- the ftsE gene encoding cell division ATP-binding protein FtsE: MILLDRVSVMYPNKTVALSGVSLHIQPKEFVTVVGSSGAGKSTLIRLLIKEESPTSGKIIVGSIDYDTIGKTSIPHLRRRIGVVFQDFKLLPNLTVYENVAFALEASGVRTSEIKRAVPKILQLVGLAEKANNYPREISGGEKQRVAIARALVRNPKILIADEPTGNLDPKNSWDIIELLLKINKFGTTVLLTTHNKEIVNALKRRVITIQNGRILKDEKVGRYVL, from the coding sequence GTGATTTTACTTGATCGAGTTTCAGTGATGTATCCAAATAAGACGGTCGCTCTGTCGGGCGTTAGTTTGCATATTCAGCCAAAAGAATTCGTTACAGTAGTTGGCTCATCTGGGGCTGGTAAATCGACACTGATTCGCTTACTTATAAAAGAAGAATCTCCAACCAGTGGCAAGATAATAGTTGGCTCAATTGATTACGATACTATTGGAAAAACTAGTATTCCTCATTTGAGGCGTCGGATTGGGGTGGTGTTTCAGGACTTTAAACTACTACCAAACCTTACCGTGTATGAAAATGTAGCTTTTGCGCTGGAGGCCAGTGGGGTACGGACTTCGGAAATTAAGCGGGCTGTGCCGAAGATCTTGCAGTTGGTTGGGTTGGCTGAAAAAGCTAACAACTATCCGCGTGAGATTTCTGGCGGTGAAAAGCAACGTGTTGCGATTGCCCGTGCTTTGGTGCGTAATCCAAAAATTTTGATTGCCGATGAGCCAACTGGTAATCTTGATCCCAAAAACTCTTGGGATATCATCGAACTACTCTTAAAAATCAATAAATTTGGCACAACAGTACTTCTCACAACCCATAATAAAGAAATTGTCAATGCCTTGAAGCGTCGAGTAATTACAATCCAGAATGGACGCATCTTAAAAGATGAAAAAGTCGGGCGGTACGTTCTATAG
- a CDS encoding ABC transporter ATP-binding protein — protein MLRRYLALYRAMGQYERCQQERGAIVRNIWLTLAFMLVGETMLLFQAYPLKMYIDTGLHSDRVLRWTIGVTIAVLVAYGIEEAFDRLADRYRFRALWGNYALINVLGAQHLLALGTTYHTENSAGEKDSIVARNHKKVDVLTDQICFNVVPLCFRIVAILVFSFTADWRAGLLALSSVILYGATMLWSQSLSRPHFVKYRAQMKYLEKSEAELSHHAITIDEQGLTREFADRHAESMDELVASERVAVPKWRQHLGYQMICLAFLRATYYPVALLAWRGGVSVGTLILLSGILERMWSNLNRFQELQRVLREGLPALDELTELFKTQPEVVAPLKPVLITNPRGEIAFSDVTYRYGDSGQPALSGINFTIHPGEMVALVGRSGSGKSTLARLVMRLYDPTTGKVSFDGVDLLEICPQYLRRELIGYVAQDNVLFDRSIGDNIRLGCIDAAEDAVRQAAEMSAIADFIESLPEGYDTIVGERGIKLSGGQRQRLALARALIKRPALLVLDEPTSALDAQSQDFVKITLRKLAESQDLSVLIIAHRLSTIEPADRIVSMQDGRVEFVGTAEEHEAFNGIYCDLKRRESL, from the coding sequence ATGCTACGACGATACCTAGCTCTATACAGAGCGATGGGACAGTACGAGCGTTGCCAGCAAGAACGCGGTGCTATTGTGCGGAACATCTGGCTCACCCTGGCCTTTATGTTGGTTGGTGAGACGATGTTGCTTTTTCAGGCTTATCCCTTGAAGATGTACATCGATACCGGCTTGCACAGCGATCGGGTGTTACGTTGGACAATTGGTGTAACGATTGCGGTTCTGGTGGCTTACGGGATTGAGGAAGCTTTTGACCGTTTGGCCGACCGCTACCGTTTTCGCGCTCTGTGGGGGAATTATGCCCTCATCAATGTACTGGGTGCACAGCATTTGCTGGCACTTGGCACGACTTATCACACCGAGAATTCGGCTGGTGAGAAGGATTCGATTGTGGCACGTAACCATAAAAAGGTTGATGTTTTGACAGATCAGATCTGTTTTAATGTCGTACCACTGTGCTTTCGGATTGTAGCAATTCTTGTTTTCAGTTTTACGGCTGATTGGCGAGCCGGGCTTTTGGCCTTGAGCTCAGTTATTCTCTATGGCGCAACGATGTTGTGGTCGCAGAGTTTGAGCCGTCCGCATTTCGTAAAATACCGGGCGCAAATGAAGTATCTGGAAAAGTCTGAAGCCGAGCTTTCGCACCATGCCATCACCATTGATGAGCAAGGTTTGACGCGAGAGTTTGCCGATCGTCATGCCGAGAGCATGGACGAGCTGGTGGCTTCGGAGCGGGTAGCTGTGCCGAAATGGCGTCAGCACCTCGGTTATCAGATGATTTGTTTGGCCTTCTTGCGCGCCACTTACTATCCAGTTGCCCTGCTGGCCTGGAGGGGTGGTGTATCAGTTGGTACTTTGATTCTACTGTCTGGTATTTTGGAGCGTATGTGGAGCAATCTCAATCGCTTCCAGGAATTGCAGCGTGTTTTGCGTGAAGGTTTGCCGGCTCTCGATGAGCTGACGGAGCTTTTTAAGACTCAGCCTGAAGTGGTTGCACCACTCAAGCCAGTGCTCATCACAAATCCACGTGGTGAAATTGCTTTTTCCGATGTTACATATCGTTATGGTGATAGTGGTCAGCCAGCTTTGAGTGGCATCAACTTTACAATTCACCCAGGTGAGATGGTTGCGCTGGTAGGGCGTTCTGGTAGTGGTAAGTCAACTTTGGCGCGTCTGGTGATGCGCCTGTATGACCCTACTACTGGAAAAGTTAGTTTTGATGGCGTAGATTTGCTAGAAATCTGTCCGCAGTATCTGCGACGCGAATTAATTGGTTATGTAGCACAAGACAACGTGCTGTTTGACCGCTCGATTGGTGACAATATCCGCTTGGGCTGTATTGATGCCGCAGAAGATGCTGTGCGTCAGGCCGCTGAGATGAGCGCAATTGCTGATTTTATCGAGTCTCTTCCAGAAGGATATGACACGATTGTTGGTGAGCGTGGTATCAAGCTCAGTGGTGGTCAGCGGCAACGATTGGCTCTAGCTCGCGCTTTGATCAAGCGACCAGCCTTGTTGGTTCTCGATGAGCCAACTAGTGCTTTGGATGCCCAAAGTCAGGATTTCGTTAAGATTACACTGCGTAAGCTGGCTGAGAGTCAGGATTTGTCGGTGCTAATTATTGCTCATCGCCTGTCGACGATTGAGCCGGCCGATCGGATTGTTTCAATGCAAGACGGTCGAGTCGAGTTTGTTGGCACAGCCGAAGAGCATGAAGCCTTTAATGGCATTTACTGCGATCTCAAGCGCCGAGAGAGCTTGTGA
- a CDS encoding DUF11 domain-containing protein has protein sequence MKISAKLRYAVLATALIAVPAVAGATSQVALEGRTAVANQTAGATTYTKSTSAKTDEVVKVQIWYHNKEEANSGKVANNLKVKIDLPTQTGKSQVVKGTISADNANTVTDTANVNLALDQSRLEYIPGSAQWRHNKGTNEQPNWVTESISDQVVGTGIVLENAKPCFNYEANVTVLARVKTPAVSITKQVRVLGEKEWKTENTAKAGDTLEYLISYKNEGNTTLKNVIIADNMPANVTYVPGTTMIKNASNPTGTKVNSDNITKGGINVGNYTPGSNGFVWFQAKIDSNLKPGNYTFKNVGIVKPEGMGEYFNAAKTTVVVAPKPTTPPTTPPTPITPKPTTPVTPVTPEQPSLPQTGIETGVAGLLGTGGLTYAGYFYRKSRKGLSTALKNVVK, from the coding sequence ATGAAAATTTCGGCTAAGCTCCGTTATGCTGTGCTGGCAACTGCTCTTATTGCAGTTCCGGCCGTAGCTGGTGCTACTAGTCAGGTTGCCTTAGAGGGTCGTACTGCAGTTGCTAACCAAACTGCTGGTGCTACCACCTATACAAAATCGACTAGTGCTAAAACCGATGAAGTGGTAAAAGTACAGATTTGGTACCACAACAAAGAAGAAGCCAACTCTGGTAAAGTAGCAAACAATCTTAAAGTAAAAATCGATCTCCCAACTCAAACTGGCAAAAGCCAAGTTGTTAAGGGAACCATAAGTGCTGATAACGCTAATACCGTTACCGACACTGCAAACGTCAACCTCGCTCTGGATCAGAGCCGTCTGGAATATATTCCAGGTTCCGCTCAGTGGCGCCACAACAAGGGTACCAACGAGCAGCCCAACTGGGTAACTGAATCTATCAGTGACCAAGTTGTTGGAACTGGAATTGTTCTTGAGAACGCAAAGCCTTGCTTCAACTACGAAGCCAATGTTACAGTACTTGCTCGGGTTAAAACTCCTGCAGTTTCGATCACTAAACAAGTTCGTGTACTTGGTGAAAAAGAGTGGAAGACTGAAAACACCGCCAAAGCTGGTGACACACTTGAGTACTTGATTTCCTACAAAAACGAAGGCAATACAACTCTCAAGAACGTTATCATTGCTGATAACATGCCAGCTAACGTTACCTACGTACCAGGTACTACGATGATTAAAAATGCATCAAATCCAACTGGTACAAAAGTAAACTCTGACAATATCACCAAAGGTGGTATTAATGTCGGAAATTACACCCCAGGTAGCAATGGTTTTGTATGGTTCCAGGCTAAGATTGATTCAAATCTAAAACCAGGTAACTATACCTTCAAGAACGTTGGTATTGTGAAGCCAGAAGGTATGGGTGAATACTTCAATGCAGCAAAAACTACGGTTGTTGTTGCACCGAAGCCAACTACCCCACCTACTACTCCACCTACGCCAATTACTCCAAAGCCTACAACTCCAGTAACTCCGGTAACCCCTGAGCAGCCTAGCTTGCCTCAGACTGGTATCGAAACTGGCGTAGCAGGTCTGTTGGGAACGGGTGGTCTCACCTATGCTGGTTATTTCTACCGAAAGAGCCGTAAAGGTTTGAGTACTGCGCTTAAAAACGTTGTAAAGTAA